The nucleotide sequence AAAGTAGTTTGGATTTTCTGCAACTAATTTTTCTGCAACTGCAATTGCTTCTCCTATTCCTTTGCTTCCATCTGTTAAGATAAGTTCGGCTCCATATGCTTTTAAAGTTGATCTTCTTTCTATACTCATAGTATCTGGCATAACGATTACAACTTTATATCCTTTTAATCTTCCGATTAATGAAAGTGCTATTCCTGTATTTCCTGATGTAGGTTCTATTATAACACTATCTTCTTTTAATAAACCATCTCTTTCTGCAGCTTCTATCATTCCTAAAGCTGCTCTATCTTTAACACTTCCACTTAAATTGAATTTTTCAAGTTTTACATATACATCTGCAATATTTTCATCTTTAAAATTAACCTTCACAACAGGTGTATTTCCAATTAAATCTAGTAAGTTATTATATATCATTTGTTTTTCCTCCATTTTTTTAAAAAATTGACTTATTTATTTTCTTGACTTATTCTATCAATTTACAAAGATAAAAACAATTTAACAAATAAAAAAAAATTGGAGTTGACATATGCGAACCTAAAAATAATTTTTATTTATATTTCACAATGATTTTAATAAAATATATTGAACTTAGATTTAAAAATTTAGTATAGAAATATAGTTCCTAATAAAATAAAGGATAAATTTATACTATTATTTAGTAAATTATTTAGTTTAAAAATTTTATAAAAAGTTTTTAATCTAAAATAGAAATAAGATATAATATATTAAATTAAAAATATTTAAAAAATTTTTGTATACGACATTATATGTCATTATAATTTGATACAATATATTTATAAAATATAGAGGAGTTGATTAAATTGGAGATTATATTTTAAAATATTATTGATTTTAAATAAAAAATAAAATTTAGGGAGGAAGTATATGGGAGAAAATATAGAATTTGATGAAAAAGATATAAAAAAGGCTCAAAAATTATTAAAGATTACTAAACCATTTGAAAAAGAATATTTATTAAAAGATAGTCCGAGATTAAATATATTAAATATAATAGAAATGGACACAAAAGAAGCTTCAGCTCATGCAAAAATTTTAGAATTTCTAATGGATTGTAAATGGGAAACAAATGAAAAAGAAACTCTTTTTACTTCATTTTTAGAAAAAGTTTTAGGATTTTCTAAAACTAAAATAAAAGAATTTTTAAAAGAAAAAATTTATATATCTAGAGAGCATGTAATAAAAAATGGAAGAATTGACTTTGTTATTGAAAGTAAAAGTTTATGTATAGCAATCGAAATGAAAATTTATGCTAGTGATGGAGATAGACAAATAGAAAGATATGAAAATTATTGTAAAAGTAGGGGAAAAGATTATAAGATATTTTATTTAACACTTGACGGACATGAACCTAGTGAAGTAAGTATAAATTCGGAAGTAAAATGTATTAGTTTTGAAGATAATATATTACCTTGGCTAGAAGAAAGTTTAAATTATCTAAAAAAGGAAAAATATAAATATTCATTTATTTTACAGTATATAGGAGCAATTAAAAATTTAATAGAAATTGAGGAGGCAAATATGGAAATATTAAATACATTCGAAGAAATGAAAACAACAAAATTTTTAAATGATAGATTTAAGGAAAAAATACAAAGTATAATAGTTGAATTTATAGAAGGAATAGATAAAAATATAGAAAAGAAATTAAAAGATAAAGAAATATTGAAAGAAGATTCTTTTTGTTATAGTAGAACATACAACTTTTTTAATGGAACGGGAGTAGCAGGTTCTTGTTATAGATTAGATAAAATAAAAAATAAAGATAATAATTTAG is from Fusobacterium periodonticum 1_1_41FAA and encodes:
- a CDS encoding PD-(D/E)XK nuclease family protein; amino-acid sequence: MGENIEFDEKDIKKAQKLLKITKPFEKEYLLKDSPRLNILNIIEMDTKEASAHAKILEFLMDCKWETNEKETLFTSFLEKVLGFSKTKIKEFLKEKIYISREHVIKNGRIDFVIESKSLCIAIEMKIYASDGDRQIERYENYCKSRGKDYKIFYLTLDGHEPSEVSINSEVKCISFEDNILPWLEESLNYLKKEKYKYSFILQYIGAIKNLIEIEEANMEILNTFEEMKTTKFLNDRFKEKIQSIIVEFIEGIDKNIEKKLKDKEILKEDSFCYSRTYNFFNGTGVAGSCYRLDKIKNKDNNLDYYLIFSIEVTNDIRGSFQISPYTDDKGYTPIKLEDMEKIDSKFFNKYSEKFNNLKLLKGLNNDQYGVWFHIKEIDFRNFSDSALELVEKDIMKNEIKEITKNIWNIIKDF